The Blattabacterium cuenoti genomic sequence TTAAGTAGTTAAGAATACAAATTATTAACTATTTTAGTTAATGATGAAATTTTTAAAAAAATATTTCACATAATTTTTTTATTTATTAATGAATTAGTACGAAATATTATGTTTATCAATTTAATTTTTTATTAATGTAAATACAATAAATTTTAAAAGTTTATAAATGCGGTACAGAAGTTATGGATTTTTATTTTATAAAAAATGGATTTATAATATCTTTTTTTACACATTTTTTAATGTTTTAAATTTATAATATGTTATATATTGTTCCTACTCCTATAGGTAACCTAGAGGACTTTACTTTCAGAGGATTACGTATCTTAAAAGAGGTTGATTTAATTTTGGTAGAGAGTTATAAAGTTTCTAAAAAACTATTAAAATTTTATAATATTACAACTCAAACAAATAAATATCATATTTATAATGAACATAAAAGAATTCCTCATCTTATAAAAAAAATCAAGAAAGGAATAAAATTAGCATTAATATCTAACGCAGGAACTCCAAGTATATCTGATCCGGGATTTTTATTAATTAAGTATTGTATTAATAATTCTATTCCTGTGGAATGTTTACCTGGACCTACAGCTTTAATTCCAGCATTAGTCAATTCAGGGTTGTCTATCAATGAATTTACTTTTATTGGATTTTTACCAAAAAAAAAAAGAAGAAGTAAATTGGAAATTTTATCAAAAGAAAATAGAACTATTGTTTTCTACGAATCTCCTCATAGATTATTAAAAACATTAAAAGAAATAAAATATTTTTTTGGAATGCAAAGAAACATTGCTATTTGTAAAGAAATATCCAAATTTTTCCAAAATACATTAAGAGGAAATATAGAAATAATAATTTCACATTACGAAAATGTCGAAAATATATTAGGAGAATATACTATCATTATTGAAAAAAACAACTAAATATAATTTTCTTTCATTATATACTCTGCAATTTGAATAGCATTTGTTGCAGATCCTTTCCGGAGATTATCGGATACTATCCACATATTTATAGAATTTTTAAATGAGAAGTCTTTTCGTATTCTACCAACAAAAACTTCATCTTTTTTGTGCGCATATAATGGCATAGGATAAATGTTCTTTTTCGGATTATCTTGAACAATAATTCCTTTTGTTTTATGCAAAATTTTATATATATGATTTATATCAGGTTTATTTTCAAATGTAATATTTACACTTTCTGAGTGTCCACCTATTACAGGAACACGTGCTGCTGTAGCAGTAATAGCTATATCTTTATTATTCATTATTTTTTTTGTTTCCTTTATTAATTTCAATTCCTCTATTGTATAACCATCTTTGGAAAAAGAGTCACAATGAGGTAAAACATTCTGATGAATAGAATATGGATAAATTTTACAAACATTCTTAGTCTTTCCCTCTTTTTCTTGATTTAGTTGATCTAAAGCTTTTTTACCAGTTCCTGTTACTGATTGATAAGTAGAAACAATTACTCTATGTATTTTATATTCTAAATGTAATGGAAATAAAACCATTACTAATTGTATTGTAGAACAATTTGGATTAGCGATAATCTTATCACTTTTTTCTAAACAAGAAGCATTCACTTCAGGAACAATTAATTTTTTTGTAGGATCCATTCTCCATGCAGAAGAATTATCTATGACAGTTGATCCTATTTTTACAAATCTAGGAGCCCATTCTTTTGATATACTTGAACCTGCTGAAAATAAAACAATATTCGGTTTTTTTAATAATAACTTATTCAAGTCAATGACTTTATATACTCTTCCTTTAAAAGAAAATTCTCTTCCAACAGATTTCTCAGAAGCAGAAATATACAATTCCTCCAATGGAAAATTTCTTTTTTCTAAGACATCTATCATTACACGTCCTACTAAACCAGTAACTCCTACTACTCCTAGTTTCATATGAATTTTTATAAAAATTTAATTTCCCATTAGTAACTAACAAAGTTAGTAAATTATAAGTATAAAATGAAAAAAGGTAAAATGATCATTTTATCTGGTCCTTCTGGATCTGGTAAAACTACTATTTCTCATTGTTTACTTTCAAAATTTCCAGACTTGAAATTTTCTATATCATGTACTACACGATCAATTAGAAATAATGAGAAACATGGAAGGGACTATTATTTTGTATCCATAAATAATTTTATCTCTAAAATGAAAAAATATCAATTTGCGGAGTGGGAAGAAGTTTATCCTAAACTATTTTATGGAACTTTGAAAAAAGAAATTTTAAGAATTTGGGAATCTAACAAACATGTTTTGTTTGATGTAGATGTCAAAGGAGGATTGAGCTTAAAAAAACAATATCCAGATAATTCTTTATCTATATTTATTATGGCAAATTCTATAAAAATTTTAAAAGAAAGACTTTTAATAAGAAATTCTGAAACATCATATGATCAGATAAATACACGTATAAATAAAGCAAAAAAAGAAAATCTTTCTGCTAAGAAATTTGACTTTATTTTATTTAATACTGATTTGTTTCAGACAAAAAAAAAAGCAATTCAAATTGTTCACAATTTTATTTATGGAAAATAAAATCGGGGTGACTGGAATAATTCCAGTCAATACACGCCCCCCTAAACGTATATTCTAAATAACCTTTAAACAACCTTATCCTTCATCACCCCGATAAACTAAACTCCTCAGGCTGGACTCGAACCAGCGACACCCTGATTAACAGTCAGGTGCTCTAACCAACTGAGCTACTGAGGATAATTTTGTATTGGTATTTTGCTTATTCTAATTTTATGTCTTCCACCTTCAAAATTGGTTATTAAAAATGTTTCTGTAATTTCCAAAATTTCATTTTTATCTAAAAAACGTGCTGGTAAACTAATAATATTAGCATCATTGTGTTTTCTTGCCAAGAAAGCAACTTCTTTATTCCATACTAAAGCTGCACGAATTTTTTTATATTTATTTGCAATCATAGCAGCTCCATTTCCAGTTCCACATATAATAATTCCAAAATCAGCTTTACCTTCATTCACAAATTCAGCTGTGGGATGAATAAAATCAGGATAATCTACTGCTTTTCCATGTTCAGAAAATCCAAAATCTTTTATTTTACATCCTATCTTAGTTAAGAAAGAGATTATTAAAGATTTATAATATACTCCTGTATGATCGGACCCTATTGCTATTAACATAAATTAAAAAAAACACGGAGATATAAATATACATTAAAATTAAATTAAAAATTTTATTTTATAATTTTATTAAATTGCAATTAATAAGTATAAGGACAATGAACCAATGATAAAGAATATTAAAACTATCAGTGATTT encodes the following:
- a CDS encoding RpiB/LacA/LacB family sugar-phosphate isomerase; this translates as MLIAIGSDHTGVYYKSLIISFLTKIGCKIKDFGFSEHGKAVDYPDFIHPTAEFVNEGKADFGIIICGTGNGAAMIANKYKKIRAALVWNKEVAFLARKHNDANIISLPARFLDKNEILEITETFLITNFEGGRHKIRISKIPIQNYPQ
- a CDS encoding aspartate-semialdehyde dehydrogenase, translating into MKLGVVGVTGLVGRVMIDVLEKRNFPLEELYISASEKSVGREFSFKGRVYKVIDLNKLLLKKPNIVLFSAGSSISKEWAPRFVKIGSTVIDNSSAWRMDPTKKLIVPEVNASCLEKSDKIIANPNCSTIQLVMVLFPLHLEYKIHRVIVSTYQSVTGTGKKALDQLNQEKEGKTKNVCKIYPYSIHQNVLPHCDSFSKDGYTIEELKLIKETKKIMNNKDIAITATAARVPVIGGHSESVNITFENKPDINHIYKILHKTKGIIVQDNPKKNIYPMPLYAHKKDEVFVGRIRKDFSFKNSINMWIVSDNLRKGSATNAIQIAEYIMKENYI
- the rsmI gene encoding 16S rRNA (cytidine(1402)-2'-O)-methyltransferase, whose protein sequence is MLYIVPTPIGNLEDFTFRGLRILKEVDLILVESYKVSKKLLKFYNITTQTNKYHIYNEHKRIPHLIKKIKKGIKLALISNAGTPSISDPGFLLIKYCINNSIPVECLPGPTALIPALVNSGLSINEFTFIGFLPKKKRRSKLEILSKENRTIVFYESPHRLLKTLKEIKYFFGMQRNIAICKEISKFFQNTLRGNIEIIISHYENVENILGEYTIIIEKNN
- the gmk gene encoding guanylate kinase; this encodes MKKGKMIILSGPSGSGKTTISHCLLSKFPDLKFSISCTTRSIRNNEKHGRDYYFVSINNFISKMKKYQFAEWEEVYPKLFYGTLKKEILRIWESNKHVLFDVDVKGGLSLKKQYPDNSLSIFIMANSIKILKERLLIRNSETSYDQINTRINKAKKENLSAKKFDFILFNTDLFQTKKKAIQIVHNFIYGK